The following proteins come from a genomic window of Geminicoccaceae bacterium SCSIO 64248:
- a CDS encoding response regulator transcription factor, whose protein sequence is MRALVVEDEPTSARLIAAALQAESVLFETTALGEDAIELAKLYDFDIVVLDLRLPDIDGYEVVRRLRAARVRTPILILSGIDEPAEKVRGLTTGADDYLTKPFNRHELAARIQAIVRRAKGHSQSVLVTGGLKVNIDARTVEVDGQRLHVTGKEYGILELLSLRRGTTLTKEMFLDHLYGGMDEPELKIIDVFICKLRKKIVAITGGPQYVETVWGRGYVLKAPGADEAWPERTHVAVA, encoded by the coding sequence ATGCGTGCCCTGGTTGTCGAAGACGAACCTACCTCCGCCCGGCTGATCGCCGCGGCCCTGCAGGCCGAGAGCGTGCTGTTCGAGACGACCGCGCTCGGCGAGGACGCAATCGAGCTCGCCAAGCTCTACGATTTCGACATCGTCGTGCTCGACCTGCGCCTGCCCGACATCGACGGCTACGAGGTGGTGCGCCGCCTGCGCGCCGCGCGGGTCCGCACGCCGATCCTGATCCTCTCGGGCATCGACGAGCCGGCCGAGAAGGTGCGCGGCCTGACCACGGGCGCCGACGACTACCTGACCAAGCCCTTCAACCGGCACGAGCTGGCGGCGCGCATTCAGGCGATCGTCCGCCGCGCGAAAGGGCATTCGCAGTCGGTGCTGGTCACCGGCGGCCTCAAGGTCAATATCGACGCGCGCACGGTCGAGGTCGACGGCCAGCGTCTGCACGTCACGGGCAAGGAATACGGGATCCTCGAGCTTCTGTCGCTGCGCCGGGGGACCACGCTGACCAAGGAGATGTTCCTCGACCATCTTTATGGCGGCATGGACGAGCCGGAGCTCAAGATCATCGACGTCTTCATCTGCAAGCTGCGCAAGAAGATCGTCGCGATCACGGGCGGGCCGCAATATGTCGAGACCGTCTGGGGCCGCGGCTACGTCCTCAAGGCGCCGGGCGCCGACGAGGCCTGGCCGGAACGGACGCACGTCGCGGTCGCCTGA
- a CDS encoding DUF1153 domain-containing protein, with translation MTNDTGPTIPDLTLADLPPPDTKRWVARRKAVVVEAVRRGLLGRDEACARWGISAEEFETWARLIERHGVRGLRVTRLQEFRLPAV, from the coding sequence ATGACGAACGACACCGGCCCGACCATCCCGGATCTCACGCTGGCCGACCTGCCGCCGCCCGACACCAAGCGCTGGGTCGCGCGCCGCAAGGCGGTCGTGGTCGAGGCCGTGCGCCGCGGCCTGCTCGGTCGCGACGAGGCCTGCGCCCGCTGGGGCATCTCTGCCGAGGAGTTCGAGACCTGGGCGCGGCTGATCGAACGGCACGGCGTCCGCGGCCTGCGGGTCACCCGCCTGCAGGAGTTCCGCCTGCCCGCCGTATGA
- the dksA gene encoding RNA polymerase-binding protein DksA produces the protein MNDRHLEYFKAKLLAWRDDILKGSNQTLQQLREEENRIADLSDWATAEIERSYQLRARDRERKLLSKIEAALKRIDDGTYGFCEETFEPIGLKRLDARPIATLSIEAQERHERREKIYREE, from the coding sequence ATGAACGATCGCCACCTCGAGTATTTCAAGGCCAAGCTCCTGGCCTGGCGAGACGACATTCTCAAAGGATCGAATCAGACTCTTCAGCAATTGCGCGAAGAGGAAAACCGGATCGCCGATCTGTCCGACTGGGCCACGGCCGAGATCGAACGCAGCTACCAGCTCCGCGCGCGCGATCGTGAGCGCAAGCTTCTGTCCAAGATCGAGGCCGCCCTGAAGCGGATCGACGACGGCACCTACGGCTTCTGCGAGGAGACCTTCGAGCCGATCGGCCTGAAGCGGCTCGATGCCCGTCCGATCGCGACGCTCAGCATCGAGGCGCAGGAACGCCACGAGCGGCGGGAGAAGATCTACCGGGAGGAGTGA
- a CDS encoding HesA/MoeB/ThiF family protein — translation MLDQDAIVRYARQLVLPEIGGTGQAKLAQARVLVVGAGGLGSPLLLYLAGAGIGRLGVVDDDRVELSNLHRQVLHGSGTIGLAKTESARRRLHDVNPGIEVVAHDTRLDAGNAEALVRGYDLVADGSDSFATRAAVHAACLHVGVPLVSAAIQGVSGTLTTFKAHLGPPHPCFHCLYPATPPAGLVPSCAEAGVLGPAVGALGGLQAVEVMKEVLGVGESLSGTLLLYDALAPELRRLALPRVPDCPHCGGASCG, via the coding sequence ATGCTCGATCAGGACGCCATCGTTCGCTACGCCCGCCAGCTCGTCTTGCCCGAGATCGGCGGCACCGGCCAGGCCAAGCTCGCGCAGGCGCGGGTCCTGGTCGTCGGGGCGGGCGGCCTGGGCTCGCCGCTCCTCCTCTATCTCGCCGGCGCCGGCATCGGGCGGCTGGGCGTTGTCGACGACGACCGGGTCGAGCTCTCCAACCTCCATCGCCAGGTCCTGCACGGATCCGGCACGATCGGCCTCGCCAAGACCGAAAGCGCAAGGCGCCGCCTGCACGACGTCAATCCCGGCATAGAGGTCGTCGCCCACGATACGCGGCTGGACGCGGGCAACGCCGAGGCGCTGGTCCGGGGCTACGACCTGGTCGCCGACGGCAGCGACAGCTTCGCGACGCGCGCGGCCGTCCACGCGGCGTGCCTGCACGTGGGCGTCCCCCTGGTCTCGGCGGCGATCCAGGGCGTGTCCGGCACGCTCACGACGTTCAAGGCCCATCTCGGCCCGCCGCATCCCTGCTTCCACTGCCTCTATCCCGCCACCCCGCCTGCCGGGCTGGTGCCGTCCTGCGCCGAGGCCGGCGTGCTCGGCCCGGCTGTTGGCGCGCTGGGCGGCCTGCAGGCCGTTGAGGTCATGAAGGAGGTGCTGGGCGTGGGCGAATCGCTGTCCGGCACGCTGCTCCTCTACGACGCGCTCGCGCCAGAGTTGCGCCGGCTTGCCCTGCCACGTGTGCCCGATTGTCCGCACTGTGGCGGCGCATCATGCGGGTAG
- a CDS encoding response regulator gives MKTFAQLRILIVNDQAPIRRMLRSLLSRWGFTRIDEVGDGAAALRRLRQRQYGLVISDGDMRPTSGRALLWQVRADPLLKSVPFILLTAPRERLAAVVRGIGASSCLPKPLDARALREAVSDALAKSGLSFGGQAEPSLA, from the coding sequence ATGAAGACATTCGCTCAACTCAGGATTCTGATCGTCAACGACCAGGCGCCGATCCGGCGCATGCTGCGCAGCCTGCTCAGCCGCTGGGGGTTCACCCGGATCGACGAGGTCGGCGACGGCGCCGCGGCGCTGCGGCGCCTGCGCCAGCGCCAGTACGGTCTGGTGATCTCGGACGGCGACATGCGCCCGACCTCGGGCCGCGCGCTGCTGTGGCAGGTCCGGGCCGATCCGCTCCTGAAGAGCGTTCCGTTCATTCTCCTGACCGCGCCGCGCGAGCGCTTGGCCGCGGTCGTCCGGGGCATCGGGGCCAGTTCCTGCCTGCCCAAGCCGCTCGACGCCCGCGCGCTGCGCGAGGCGGTCAGCGACGCCCTGGCCAAGAGCGGCCTGAGCTTCGGCGGCCAGGCCGAGCCGAGCCTCGCCTGA
- a CDS encoding DUF3108 domain-containing protein, giving the protein MIRPAPLPSSRRALLRLALAAGASLTWPGRARSQGAPLPAIDALYRLRYEGAQAVELRLRAEAGADGHRSLLTTAAIGFVSLLVDYDGQSEAEGPVRDGRPRPETFASRTVRRGDPRTVDIAFAPGTGDVEALRIVRRGSERESEVPEAMRRGVMDPLTAIQAARAAFLAGDTAPLTLPVFDGRRRYDVTVTVGGRTAVAIAGREVAARELRLAVAMHAGFNEREAGIAGSGGWIHGLVSDDGRALPLVFETRDAPASAAFELVTDCGVEACEPAPAYRLLPGT; this is encoded by the coding sequence ATGATCCGTCCGGCCCCGCTCCCCTCCTCCCGGCGTGCGCTCCTCAGGCTGGCCCTGGCCGCCGGCGCGTCGCTGACGTGGCCGGGCCGTGCCCGCAGCCAAGGCGCGCCGCTGCCCGCGATCGACGCCCTGTACCGCCTGCGCTACGAGGGCGCGCAGGCGGTCGAGCTGCGCCTGCGCGCCGAGGCAGGCGCGGACGGCCATCGCAGCCTGTTGACCACGGCCGCGATCGGCTTCGTCAGCCTGCTGGTCGACTATGACGGCCAGAGCGAGGCGGAGGGGCCGGTCCGGGACGGCCGGCCGCGGCCCGAGACCTTCGCCTCGCGCACCGTGCGCCGCGGCGACCCGCGCACCGTCGACATCGCCTTCGCGCCCGGCACGGGCGACGTCGAGGCGCTGCGCATCGTGCGGCGCGGCAGCGAGCGCGAGTCGGAGGTGCCGGAGGCCATGCGCCGGGGCGTGATGGATCCCCTGACCGCGATCCAGGCCGCCCGTGCCGCCTTCCTGGCCGGCGACACCGCGCCCTTGACCCTGCCCGTCTTCGACGGACGGCGGCGCTACGACGTCACCGTCACCGTCGGCGGGCGGACCGCCGTTGCGATCGCCGGCCGCGAGGTCGCGGCGCGCGAGCTTCGCCTCGCCGTCGCCATGCATGCCGGGTTCAACGAGCGCGAGGCCGGCATCGCCGGCAGCGGCGGCTGGATTCACGGCCTGGTCTCCGACGACGGCCGCGCCCTGCCGCTCGTGTTCGAGACGCGCGACGCGCCCGCGTCGGCCGCGTTCGAGCTCGTGACCGACTGCGGCGTCGAGGCGTGCGAGCCGGCTCCGGCCTACCGCCTGCTGCCGGGCACGTGA
- the rpsD gene encoding 30S ribosomal protein S4 has protein sequence MTKRVQAKSKICRSLGVNLWGRAKNPLARRDYRPGEHGQKRRKLSDYGMQLMAKQKLRGYYGDISEKQFRHAYEEASRLKGDTAENLIGLLERRLDMVVFRMNIVPTIFAARQFVNHGHIQVNGRRVTVASYQVREGDTITVRQSSRQLALVLESLQSPERDMPDYLSFDQREMSGSFVRVPKVADVPYPVQMEPNLVIEYYSR, from the coding sequence ATGACCAAGCGCGTTCAAGCGAAGAGCAAGATCTGCCGGAGCCTCGGCGTCAACCTTTGGGGCCGGGCGAAGAATCCGCTCGCGCGCCGCGACTACCGCCCCGGCGAGCACGGCCAGAAGCGCCGCAAGCTGTCCGACTACGGCATGCAGCTCATGGCGAAGCAGAAGCTGCGCGGCTATTACGGCGACATCAGCGAGAAGCAGTTCCGCCACGCCTACGAGGAAGCCAGCCGCCTCAAGGGCGACACGGCCGAGAACCTGATCGGCCTGCTCGAGCGCCGGCTCGACATGGTCGTGTTCCGCATGAACATCGTGCCGACGATCTTCGCCGCGCGCCAGTTCGTCAATCACGGCCACATCCAGGTCAACGGCCGCCGCGTGACCGTCGCCAGCTACCAGGTCCGCGAGGGCGACACGATCACCGTGCGCCAGAGCTCGCGCCAGCTCGCCCTGGTCCTGGAGAGCCTGCAGTCGCCCGAGCGCGACATGCCCGACTATCTGAGCTTCGACCAACGCGAGATGAGCGGCAGCTTCGTGCGCGTCCCCAAGGTCGCCGACGTGCCCTACCCCGTGCAGATGGAGCCGAACCTGGTCATCGAGTACTACTCGCGCTGA